A single genomic interval of Leptospira sp. WS60.C2 harbors:
- a CDS encoding DUF58 domain-containing protein, translating into MLDPELKRLLQVLQWESKKKFTSNRRGLLYTSDRGRGLDFKEVRNYQYGDDIRYIDWNVTSRTGELHTKEFYEEKDATIIIFIDFSQSMDANKASTSFQLALFLSLLHIKIGNRIFIVSFSDCNLSSNKWLKTETEILTYFESLNKQKRGYRTHYTEAFQYAYKIHPKYAVTYWISDFNDLSEWTKNSPLPKVWDQYGVWIEDSIDEIKFPFWLRFFQPISHETTEIRKTNLTIEKDTSAAKQLFGKKLIKIDPNQKLHNQILPLFKVTKNV; encoded by the coding sequence ATGCTTGACCCTGAGTTGAAAAGGTTACTCCAAGTTTTACAATGGGAATCAAAAAAGAAATTCACATCAAACAGGAGAGGTTTGTTATACACTTCCGATCGTGGTAGAGGCCTTGATTTCAAAGAAGTAAGAAATTATCAATATGGGGATGACATTCGTTATATTGACTGGAATGTAACATCTCGAACAGGTGAACTTCATACAAAGGAATTTTATGAAGAGAAAGATGCGACAATCATTATATTTATTGATTTTAGCCAATCCATGGATGCAAATAAAGCTTCTACTTCGTTCCAATTGGCTTTGTTTTTATCTCTTTTACATATAAAAATAGGAAATCGTATATTTATAGTTAGTTTTTCTGACTGTAATCTATCCTCTAACAAATGGCTAAAAACCGAAACTGAGATTCTCACTTATTTCGAATCTCTAAACAAACAAAAACGAGGTTATCGAACTCACTATACAGAAGCATTCCAATATGCGTATAAAATTCATCCAAAGTATGCAGTGACTTATTGGATCAGTGATTTTAACGATCTCTCAGAATGGACAAAAAACTCACCACTTCCGAAAGTTTGGGATCAGTATGGAGTCTGGATTGAAGATTCGATAGATGAAATCAAATTTCCTTTTTGGTTGAGGTTCTTTCAACCAATCTCACATGAGACTACCGAAATCAGAAAGACAAACCTTACCATAGAGAAAGACACTAGCGCAGCAAAACAATTATTCGGGAAGAAATTAATTAAAATAGATCCAAACCAAAAACTACACAATCAAATCTTACCTCTATTTAAAGTGACAAAGAATGTTTAG
- a CDS encoding LIC20035 family adhesin — MNRKLYLILITTLVIQCSGASIKDGSGDQEFELKLTKGKWIRTERFKNSGGIRAVGEVKAECGGVRCTEDQVAKFAPPKIKSLPKHGMWEEYIQFEQPGSTPENPKFKSTLDQVGEYIDGKKTGIWKKPDPENPQKFIAETPWIDGKKEGIAKTFDKQGNVTSETTYVDDKKNGPYYRKNNKGEWIEKGAFKENEEEGEWTYYYVGADGNGVKTKVSFANGLKNGLEINYYKDGAVESQGNYSADVRTGLWKMFGSKGNLLAEGNYSKKENSENLDIKYERTGIWKEYYPDGKLFGTGPRKHTRTGEWKFYYKNGQVAYHGTMANESMLETAKVYDQTGKILGEGKMFFSLVKIDEELQDLKLNYKPSIPYTYFYPSGKKRMVIRSTEDATEYSEDGRELGKGPVEPQGRKMGCWTIGGKTEYYMIDKPMPKMTASQCK; from the coding sequence ATGAATCGAAAATTGTATTTAATTTTGATCACAACACTCGTGATCCAATGTTCCGGCGCATCGATCAAAGACGGGTCAGGTGACCAAGAATTTGAACTCAAACTAACGAAGGGCAAATGGATCAGAACAGAACGATTCAAAAATTCCGGCGGTATTCGAGCGGTGGGAGAGGTGAAAGCAGAGTGTGGTGGAGTTAGATGTACGGAAGACCAAGTTGCAAAGTTTGCACCTCCAAAAATTAAGTCACTACCCAAACATGGGATGTGGGAAGAATACATTCAATTTGAACAACCAGGTTCTACTCCTGAAAATCCGAAATTCAAGTCCACACTCGATCAAGTCGGGGAATACATTGATGGAAAAAAAACTGGAATTTGGAAAAAACCTGATCCTGAGAATCCGCAAAAATTCATCGCAGAAACTCCTTGGATCGATGGTAAAAAGGAAGGTATAGCAAAAACCTTCGACAAACAAGGGAATGTGACCTCCGAAACAACATATGTTGATGACAAAAAAAATGGACCTTATTATCGAAAAAATAATAAAGGGGAATGGATCGAAAAAGGTGCCTTCAAAGAAAATGAAGAAGAAGGAGAATGGACTTATTACTATGTAGGTGCAGATGGAAATGGAGTTAAAACAAAAGTTTCTTTCGCGAATGGATTAAAAAATGGATTAGAGATTAATTATTATAAAGATGGTGCAGTTGAATCGCAAGGAAATTATTCTGCAGATGTACGCACTGGACTTTGGAAGATGTTTGGTAGCAAAGGAAATCTACTTGCCGAAGGAAACTATTCCAAAAAAGAAAATTCAGAGAACCTAGACATCAAATATGAAAGAACTGGAATTTGGAAAGAATACTATCCAGATGGAAAATTATTTGGAACAGGTCCAAGAAAACATACTAGAACAGGTGAATGGAAGTTCTACTATAAGAACGGTCAAGTAGCTTATCACGGTACTATGGCAAACGAAAGTATGTTAGAAACTGCTAAAGTATATGACCAAACTGGAAAAATCTTAGGAGAAGGAAAAATGTTTTTCTCACTCGTAAAAATCGATGAAGAATTACAGGATCTAAAACTCAATTATAAACCAAGCATCCCTTATACATACTTCTATCCATCTGGCAAAAAAAGAATGGTGATCCGCTCTACGGAAGATGCAACTGAATATTCCGAGGATGGTCGAGAGTTAGGAAAAGGACCTGTAGAACCGCAAGGTAGAAAAATGGGATGTTGGACAATCGGTGGTAAAACAGAATACTATATGATTGATAAACCAATGCCAAAAATGACTGCTTCACAATGCAAATAG
- a CDS encoding ParB/RepB/Spo0J family partition protein encodes MSKKTEFQALDLISAYSEKKKNPSHLELNQIFPNPNQPRLIGKEDTSDLVPSMERLGLIEPILVRKEKGRYLIVAGERRYRAALKLGWKEIPAIITDANEDVCYEMSLAENEKRKNLNPWEVGKAIQYLRKEKKKTADEVSTLLGYSERYVKQLSSIARLDQKSVMELMISGKPLSVKNLEDLLKRKENRGGEIVSPRDAFGQSKVSINIGKLNGKLRENFLKELNSLKKKYGINE; translated from the coding sequence ATGTCCAAAAAAACTGAATTTCAAGCCTTAGATTTAATTTCAGCCTATTCTGAAAAAAAGAAGAATCCATCACATCTTGAATTAAATCAAATTTTCCCTAACCCAAATCAGCCAAGACTAATCGGAAAAGAGGATACCTCAGATTTGGTACCTTCGATGGAAAGGTTAGGTTTGATTGAGCCAATTCTAGTTAGAAAGGAAAAAGGTAGATATTTAATCGTCGCTGGGGAAAGACGATATCGCGCCGCCTTAAAACTAGGCTGGAAAGAGATTCCTGCAATTATTACGGATGCTAATGAAGATGTTTGTTATGAAATGTCGCTAGCAGAAAACGAAAAAAGGAAAAATTTAAATCCTTGGGAAGTTGGAAAAGCCATTCAATACTTACGCAAAGAAAAGAAAAAAACTGCTGATGAAGTTTCGACACTACTTGGTTATAGCGAAAGGTATGTAAAACAACTGAGTAGCATTGCCAGATTAGACCAAAAATCAGTAATGGAATTAATGATTAGTGGGAAGCCACTTTCAGTTAAGAATTTAGAAGATCTTTTGAAACGAAAAGAGAATAGGGGGGGTGAAATCGTTTCACCCCGAGATGCTTTTGGCCAATCCAAGGTGAGTATAAACATTGGAAAACTTAACGGTAAACTTAGGGAAAACTTTTTAAAAGAACTAAATTCTCTTAAAAAAAAGTATGGTATCAACGAATAG
- a CDS encoding NAD(P)/FAD-dependent oxidoreductase encodes MTKARKKVVVIGAGFGGLQVIKSLANNNQFEVLAIDKKNHHLFQPLLYQVATAVLSPADIAIPTRSITTNYKNVKILYGEVTDIDFQKKEVKFQNNIEKYDYLVIASGAKTSYFGNTNWESKTLGLKNLKDALAIRRQILLSFEQAELIGDYEKAKSLMHYVIIGGGPTGVELAGSIAELSHNIIRKDFRNIDSGMTKVTLIEAGPKLLNAFSDLSSQFTKQKLESRGVEVLTNSPVIDITDSGVVLKDRTIESKTIIWAAGVEGSELAKKITLNKDKANRILVDEFCRSLDYQDVFVIGDAANFSKNLSRPLPGVSPVAMQQGRYVAKFILNLEKNKKTASFQYFDKGIMATIGRTDAVAEFGSIRLKGLFGWLGWLFVHLVYQVGFKNKMSTLISWVWSYLTFRAGSRLIQEEVTDPSVRS; translated from the coding sequence ATGACAAAGGCAAGGAAAAAAGTTGTAGTGATCGGGGCTGGCTTTGGTGGATTACAAGTAATCAAATCACTTGCAAATAACAATCAGTTTGAAGTCCTCGCAATTGATAAAAAAAACCATCACTTATTCCAACCTTTACTCTACCAAGTTGCTACAGCTGTTTTATCTCCTGCAGACATTGCTATCCCAACGAGATCAATCACCACAAACTATAAGAATGTTAAAATACTCTATGGCGAAGTAACAGACATAGATTTTCAAAAAAAAGAAGTCAAATTTCAAAACAATATCGAGAAGTATGACTACCTTGTCATCGCTTCTGGCGCCAAAACTAGTTACTTCGGAAATACCAACTGGGAATCTAAAACATTAGGATTAAAAAATCTAAAAGATGCACTAGCAATCAGAAGACAAATCCTCTTATCCTTCGAACAAGCGGAACTCATTGGCGATTATGAAAAGGCAAAAAGCCTAATGCATTATGTGATCATTGGCGGTGGTCCTACTGGAGTAGAACTAGCAGGATCTATCGCGGAGCTTTCACACAATATCATTCGAAAAGATTTTCGAAATATAGATTCTGGAATGACAAAAGTTACCCTGATTGAAGCTGGACCTAAACTTCTGAATGCTTTTAGTGACTTATCTAGTCAATTCACAAAACAAAAACTTGAAAGTAGGGGAGTTGAAGTTCTAACCAATTCCCCAGTTATCGATATCACCGATTCCGGAGTGGTCTTAAAAGATAGAACCATTGAGTCCAAAACAATTATTTGGGCAGCAGGAGTGGAAGGCTCTGAATTAGCAAAAAAAATTACACTTAACAAAGATAAGGCGAACAGGATTTTAGTAGATGAATTTTGCCGATCACTCGACTACCAAGATGTATTTGTAATTGGAGATGCTGCTAATTTTTCAAAAAATCTATCAAGGCCACTTCCAGGAGTCTCTCCTGTAGCGATGCAACAAGGTAGATATGTAGCAAAGTTTATCCTAAATTTGGAAAAAAACAAAAAGACTGCCTCATTCCAATATTTTGACAAAGGAATTATGGCAACCATTGGAAGAACAGATGCTGTTGCGGAATTTGGTTCGATTCGATTGAAAGGACTTTTTGGATGGCTTGGCTGGTTGTTTGTTCATTTGGTTTACCAAGTTGGATTCAAAAACAAAATGAGTACACTTATCAGCTGGGTATGGAGTTACTTAACCTTTAGAGCAGGATCAAGACTGATCCAAGAAGAAGTTACAGATCCTTCAGTTAGATCGTAA
- a CDS encoding M48 family metallopeptidase codes for MNPIEIERKITRGKNISLTVYQNGKVILKHPARMPKIQIENFLADKELWILSRLEKIPKNIPKALKFEEGEFIHIFGEKVKIHLNEKKTFLSQNSLFIRKEKSETIRRKKSKQFLKLLLYEKIKPMIETYEKILNTQIKKITIKTMRSLWGSCNAKNFISLNLSLVHCPDSIIHYILLHEIAHTIEHNHSSNFWKIVKSVNPDYRNAEKWLKEEGKNYIYYLN; via the coding sequence ATGAATCCAATTGAGATCGAAAGAAAAATCACTAGAGGTAAAAATATTTCTTTAACTGTGTATCAAAATGGGAAAGTCATTCTAAAACATCCCGCCAGAATGCCCAAAATTCAAATTGAAAACTTTCTAGCTGACAAAGAACTTTGGATACTTAGCAGACTTGAAAAAATCCCAAAAAATATTCCAAAAGCGCTGAAATTTGAAGAAGGAGAATTCATACACATTTTTGGAGAAAAAGTAAAAATTCATCTAAATGAAAAGAAAACCTTTCTAAGTCAAAATAGCCTTTTCATCAGAAAAGAAAAATCAGAAACAATCAGACGAAAGAAATCCAAACAATTCTTAAAGTTACTATTATACGAAAAAATAAAACCAATGATTGAAACTTATGAGAAAATCCTGAATACCCAAATTAAAAAAATAACAATCAAAACAATGCGTTCTCTGTGGGGAAGTTGTAATGCGAAGAACTTCATTTCACTCAATCTAAGTTTAGTACATTGTCCGGATTCAATTATACACTACATTTTGCTTCATGAAATCGCCCATACAATTGAACACAACCACTCATCAAATTTTTGGAAAATTGTAAAATCAGTAAATCCAGATTATCGAAATGCGGAAAAATGGCTAAAGGAAGAAGGTAAAAATTATATTTACTACTTAAATTAA
- a CDS encoding DUF1569 domain-containing protein, which translates to MKSVLKLKTIDDIERELSIIISCEKKQKSDITLSQVFDFLAESIELSIQGVGYTTKRTTINKLLGKYKFAKLISKGYYTKTNQIPGFPQKDLGDVDSAQLRLKTALTAFKLHSGPFSEHPVFGELDKKQWEKIHGILASFLFGYIQLFGDEKLRFTRERENKKERNFSDKKQHHNHQQKKKEERGDSKPSGHNSRKWKNKKKSHYKGNKNQGGGPK; encoded by the coding sequence ATGAAATCAGTCTTAAAATTAAAAACTATAGATGATATTGAAAGAGAATTATCTATTATTATCTCCTGTGAAAAGAAGCAAAAATCTGACATCACCTTGTCCCAAGTATTTGATTTTTTAGCGGAATCTATTGAGTTATCGATCCAGGGAGTTGGCTATACGACTAAAAGGACAACAATCAACAAACTTTTAGGAAAATATAAATTTGCTAAACTGATCTCAAAGGGATATTATACGAAAACAAATCAAATCCCTGGATTCCCACAAAAAGATCTCGGAGATGTTGATTCTGCCCAATTACGATTAAAAACTGCATTAACAGCTTTTAAGTTACATTCGGGTCCCTTTTCGGAACATCCAGTTTTTGGGGAATTAGATAAAAAACAATGGGAAAAAATTCATGGTATTTTAGCGTCTTTTCTCTTTGGATACATACAACTGTTTGGTGATGAGAAATTAAGGTTCACTAGAGAACGTGAAAACAAAAAAGAGCGAAATTTTTCTGATAAAAAACAGCATCATAATCATCAACAGAAGAAGAAAGAGGAACGTGGTGATTCAAAACCATCAGGTCATAATAGTCGAAAATGGAAAAATAAGAAGAAATCTCATTATAAGGGAAACAAAAACCAAGGAGGAGGGCCTAAGTGA
- a CDS encoding AAA family ATPase → MQIDKEQIQEISDQVKHIRSELAESISGMTDVIQSLFVGLVANGHILLEGMPGLAKTLVAKNLASIIDAKFSRVQFTPDLLPADLIGTNIFNPKTSSFEIRKGPIFTNVLLADEINRAPAKVQSALLQCMEERQVSIADQTFDLSPPFFVIATQNPIDQEGTYPLPEAQLDRFLFKVNVGYPNFEDEVAILHQHGNVDFERKSPKKSMKPRDIQKISEISNHVFVDPKLYSYIVHLTRNTRPESTSDTDLKNFLSHGVSPRASIALLKVSRINALLEGRIFVIPEDIQRYFPEIVKHRLHLTIDAISEDVSINSIIKRILSVTEVP, encoded by the coding sequence ATGCAAATAGACAAAGAACAAATCCAAGAAATATCCGACCAAGTGAAACACATTCGGTCGGAATTAGCTGAATCCATATCGGGGATGACTGATGTCATCCAATCTTTGTTTGTTGGCCTGGTTGCCAATGGTCATATCTTACTGGAAGGTATGCCTGGTCTTGCGAAAACACTTGTCGCAAAAAACTTAGCATCTATTATTGATGCAAAATTTTCAAGAGTACAATTCACCCCCGACCTCTTACCAGCAGACTTAATTGGAACTAATATTTTTAATCCAAAAACTTCTTCTTTCGAAATTAGAAAAGGGCCAATCTTTACCAACGTATTACTCGCTGACGAAATCAACAGGGCTCCTGCAAAAGTACAATCTGCACTCTTGCAATGTATGGAGGAAAGACAAGTTTCGATTGCCGATCAAACATTTGATTTATCTCCTCCCTTTTTTGTCATAGCCACCCAAAACCCGATTGATCAAGAGGGAACATACCCACTCCCTGAAGCACAATTGGATCGATTTTTATTCAAAGTAAATGTGGGCTATCCAAATTTTGAGGATGAAGTCGCAATCCTTCACCAACATGGGAACGTTGATTTTGAACGGAAATCTCCCAAAAAATCAATGAAACCTAGAGACATTCAAAAGATCTCTGAAATATCAAATCATGTATTTGTAGATCCCAAACTATATTCCTACATTGTTCATTTAACAAGAAACACTCGCCCAGAATCAACCTCTGACACTGATTTAAAGAATTTTCTTTCGCATGGTGTAAGCCCAAGAGCAAGTATTGCTTTGCTAAAAGTAAGTCGCATTAATGCTCTATTGGAAGGAAGGATTTTTGTCATTCCAGAAGATATCCAAAGATATTTTCCTGAAATTGTAAAACATCGATTACATCTCACGATTGATGCGATCAGCGAAGATGTTAGCATCAATTCCATCATTAAAAGGATATTATCAGTCACGGAAGTGCCCTAA
- a CDS encoding alpha/beta fold hydrolase, producing the protein MLPISIRTKFHSIEGLEWGNPQGTPILCFHGWLDNANSFAPLAKFFPEYRFISIDFPGHGKSSHKPENTVYYFAEYALEIVSIVQSLGLEDFILMAHSMGAAISTLVAGTNLLKIKNLVLIEALGPLTNVSQSAPDIMAEAIKQILHPRGKKETYFPDMQSAVSIRLRAGDMKEESASLLMERGIEKTPRGLKPRRDIRLHFNSFFRYTEEQVVSFCERIECPTLLVLGDKSNFPIAQNYANRKSAVKNLSEVILSGGHHLHMDHPEKVAHVIHQFLNDSNSKDT; encoded by the coding sequence ATGTTGCCGATTTCGATTCGCACCAAATTCCACTCAATCGAGGGGCTGGAGTGGGGGAATCCGCAAGGAACTCCTATTTTATGTTTTCATGGCTGGTTGGACAATGCCAACAGCTTTGCACCTCTAGCAAAATTTTTTCCTGAGTATCGTTTTATTTCAATCGATTTCCCAGGTCATGGAAAATCGAGCCATAAGCCAGAAAATACTGTATACTACTTTGCAGAATATGCATTAGAAATTGTTTCAATTGTTCAGAGCTTAGGTTTGGAAGATTTCATTTTGATGGCTCATTCAATGGGAGCCGCCATATCTACATTAGTTGCAGGAACAAATTTACTAAAAATCAAAAATTTAGTTTTAATCGAAGCACTTGGCCCACTGACAAATGTTTCACAATCAGCACCTGATATCATGGCTGAAGCGATCAAACAAATCTTACACCCAAGAGGCAAAAAAGAAACATACTTCCCTGATATGCAATCAGCTGTCTCAATTCGACTGAGAGCTGGAGATATGAAGGAAGAATCGGCTTCGTTACTCATGGAACGAGGGATTGAAAAAACACCACGTGGATTAAAACCAAGACGGGACATTCGGCTTCACTTTAACTCTTTTTTTCGATACACTGAAGAACAAGTTGTATCTTTTTGTGAAAGAATAGAATGCCCCACTTTACTTGTATTAGGCGACAAATCAAACTTTCCAATTGCACAAAATTATGCCAATAGGAAATCTGCGGTCAAAAATCTATCCGAAGTCATCTTAAGTGGTGGGCACCATCTACACATGGACCATCCAGAGAAAGTAGCACACGTCATTCATCAATTTTTAAACGATTCAAATTCAAAGGATACATAA
- a CDS encoding low molecular weight protein-tyrosine-phosphatase codes for MKEKIKVLFICLGNICRSPAAQGAFENLVKKQNKEHLFEIDSCGTSGYHDGELPDPRTRKVALNRGIHLTHRSRKLRRIDLIDFDYLLVMDENNFQEVMSLTTEESIRKKVFKFASFRTEIGPDIVPDPYYGGESDFEKVQDLVEDCSVGFLKYLGV; via the coding sequence ATGAAAGAAAAAATCAAAGTTTTGTTCATCTGCTTAGGAAACATTTGTCGATCTCCTGCTGCACAAGGTGCTTTTGAAAATTTAGTTAAAAAACAAAATAAAGAACATTTATTTGAAATCGATTCATGCGGAACCTCAGGATATCACGACGGTGAACTGCCTGATCCAAGAACAAGAAAAGTAGCTCTAAATAGGGGAATTCATTTAACACACAGATCCCGAAAATTAAGAAGGATTGATTTAATCGATTTTGACTATTTATTAGTAATGGATGAGAACAACTTTCAAGAAGTAATGAGTCTAACTACTGAAGAATCCATCAGAAAGAAAGTATTTAAATTTGCGAGCTTTCGCACTGAAATAGGACCTGATATCGTACCTGACCCTTATTATGGTGGCGAATCTGATTTCGAAAAAGTGCAAGATTTGGTAGAAGATTGTTCTGTCGGATTTCTGAAATATTTGGGAGTATGA
- a CDS encoding putative porin: MPKFLSFPILFLVFLLLSIETKAEIIWGPSLEKSGGEYIFETGNKFPNLSGIKGGSRISFPRSFTMFGIQGIYTKDRWEINGKLKTTGWSQKSGEARDEDFLLGTISTENGTNIATREWSYRDSATVFSGSRNFADGKGKSTIVENRIELFGRYYFQDANPDYWKNGSGFFLSTGARYSYFKYLLYDVNQYIETTPVFYAPIGIGLSFSNNLWEVFFGGGYRYSKDSFYIDLSMMPSIGRIKTRDFHIQRSINFFSDNYGFGWASKIEVGYKFYPTWLSYLRINHRRFFSEGRFTSQGGLTIADLSSNLVPGFKSHINIKDFTIEIGVLNKLEWGNAGSTKKAEDSSEKETIAPNESN; the protein is encoded by the coding sequence GTGCCAAAATTTCTCAGTTTTCCCATCCTTTTTTTAGTTTTTTTACTCCTTTCTATAGAGACAAAGGCGGAGATCATCTGGGGACCATCTCTCGAGAAATCCGGAGGAGAATATATATTTGAAACTGGGAACAAATTTCCAAACTTATCGGGAATCAAAGGAGGCTCACGAATCTCATTTCCTAGATCATTTACAATGTTTGGCATCCAAGGAATTTATACCAAGGATAGATGGGAAATAAACGGAAAGTTAAAAACAACAGGATGGAGCCAAAAATCCGGTGAGGCGCGCGATGAAGATTTTCTACTAGGGACCATATCAACAGAAAATGGAACAAATATCGCTACTCGAGAATGGAGTTATAGAGATTCTGCAACAGTATTTTCTGGTAGTAGAAACTTTGCGGATGGAAAAGGTAAATCCACGATCGTTGAAAATCGAATTGAACTCTTTGGTAGATACTATTTTCAAGATGCAAATCCCGATTATTGGAAGAATGGCTCCGGGTTCTTCCTATCAACTGGTGCACGTTATTCTTACTTCAAATACCTCCTATATGATGTGAATCAATACATTGAAACAACTCCAGTATTTTATGCTCCAATTGGAATTGGATTAAGTTTTTCAAATAATTTATGGGAAGTATTTTTCGGAGGTGGGTACCGATATTCAAAAGACAGTTTTTATATTGATTTAAGTATGATGCCGTCGATAGGCAGAATCAAAACAAGAGACTTCCATATCCAAAGATCGATTAATTTCTTCTCTGATAACTATGGTTTTGGCTGGGCATCCAAAATTGAGGTTGGTTATAAATTTTACCCAACATGGTTAAGTTACCTAAGAATCAATCACAGACGTTTTTTTTCCGAAGGGAGATTTACTTCACAAGGAGGTCTTACAATTGCAGACTTGTCTTCCAATTTGGTACCAGGATTTAAATCCCATATCAACATAAAAGATTTCACAATTGAAATTGGAGTGCTCAATAAATTAGAATGGGGAAATGCTGGATCCACAAAAAAAGCAGAAGATTCATCTGAGAAGGAGACAATCGCACCTAATGAATCCAATTGA
- a CDS encoding ParA family protein, which yields MGNIDTVFDLEEAAKFVGLSLEEFKLRVFDLKIPGSKSGQFKKSVLTKYFESANTEGYDSHVIAISNQKGGEGKTTISLYLAEALAENHKVLLIDWDPQANATQLFISEDVPSVMDYLGYRGKKPKNIEPAIRNISTNFDLLPSTLELANLTTPYERDDFELLKEAILPLRSSYEYIIIDCPPSLGLILENALICADYILVPIQTRAFSLQGIRDLYETIQKIQRKANQRLKLLGAVLNQFEGQKALAGLAEGVKKYFPVFDTVIQRRESIPQAQAKMSFLSKIDLTTMKNFRELASEVKEKINVQKN from the coding sequence ATGGGCAACATAGATACAGTCTTTGATTTGGAAGAGGCAGCCAAATTTGTTGGCCTCAGTCTTGAAGAATTCAAATTGAGAGTTTTCGATTTAAAGATACCCGGATCGAAATCAGGACAATTCAAAAAGTCCGTTTTGACGAAATACTTTGAATCAGCAAACACAGAAGGATACGATAGTCACGTGATAGCCATCTCAAATCAGAAAGGAGGGGAGGGGAAAACAACCATTAGTTTATATTTGGCGGAAGCACTAGCGGAGAACCACAAAGTATTGTTGATTGATTGGGATCCTCAAGCCAACGCAACGCAACTTTTTATCAGTGAAGATGTACCTTCTGTGATGGATTACCTTGGATACAGGGGCAAAAAACCTAAAAATATCGAGCCTGCTATTAGAAATATTTCTACAAACTTTGATTTACTACCTTCAACTTTAGAGCTTGCAAACCTCACAACACCATATGAAAGAGATGATTTTGAATTACTGAAGGAAGCAATTTTACCTTTACGATCTAGTTATGAATATATAATCATCGACTGCCCGCCATCCTTGGGTTTGATTCTTGAGAATGCTTTGATTTGTGCAGATTATATTCTCGTGCCAATCCAAACCAGGGCATTTAGTTTACAAGGGATAAGAGACTTATACGAAACGATTCAGAAGATTCAACGTAAAGCAAACCAACGTCTTAAATTGTTGGGCGCAGTACTAAACCAGTTTGAAGGGCAGAAAGCTCTTGCTGGATTAGCAGAGGGTGTTAAAAAATATTTCCCTGTTTTTGACACGGTCATCCAAAGGAGAGAGTCAATTCCTCAGGCACAGGCGAAAATGAGTTTTTTATCAAAAATAGATTTAACTACCATGAAGAATTTCCGCGAGTTAGCATCAGAGGTTAAGGAAAAAATCAATGTCCAAAAAAACTGA
- a CDS encoding PaaI family thioesterase, whose protein sequence is MSSPIENPSRHGYEIHHDTCFGCGKENPLGLIADFTFHDETGEVNFTYNFKKLYNGAPGFVHGGILSTMLDEAMGGLCFHLGYIVMTDTMSFKFHKATPVETELLIRAWPIKKAKRKVFLECELTSLNGEILYVKGEGAFHILPPRFFSEKLTGGKIAIANELLSVNKLKRAHLFDRIET, encoded by the coding sequence ATGAGTTCACCTATCGAAAATCCATCTAGACACGGATATGAAATTCACCATGACACGTGTTTTGGCTGTGGAAAAGAAAATCCTCTCGGGCTTATCGCCGATTTTACCTTTCACGATGAAACGGGGGAAGTCAACTTTACATATAATTTCAAAAAATTATACAACGGTGCGCCAGGTTTTGTTCATGGTGGAATTTTATCCACAATGTTAGACGAAGCAATGGGAGGACTGTGTTTCCATCTAGGTTACATAGTAATGACAGATACAATGAGTTTTAAATTTCATAAAGCCACACCTGTCGAAACCGAGTTACTGATTCGCGCCTGGCCAATCAAAAAAGCAAAAAGGAAAGTATTTTTGGAATGTGAATTAACTTCCCTAAATGGTGAAATTTTATACGTAAAAGGGGAGGGTGCCTTTCACATTCTACCACCTAGATTTTTCTCCGAAAAATTGACAGGTGGAAAAATAGCGATTGCGAACGAATTATTATCTGTTAATAAATTGAAACGAGCACATCTCTTCGACAGGATAGAAACATGA